The sequence below is a genomic window from Bactrocera neohumeralis isolate Rockhampton chromosome 4, APGP_CSIRO_Bneo_wtdbg2-racon-allhic-juicebox.fasta_v2, whole genome shotgun sequence.
AGTGGCGACGTTCACTCACCAAAAATGAGTTATTATTATCTTGTTGTTCTCTACTTTGTCTATGTATACTGCTGTAGCTTTGACGTTCACTAGGGAAAACCGAACTCGATGGCTCCTCGTGCAAGTTTAAAATACTCTTGCGATGAATTTTACCATTCGATGTAAGACTACCTATCTGATTGGAATCGTTAGAAATAGATTTTCGATGAAATACTGAGTTCGTAACGTTCGTATCGGCAGTGAAGTCGCTTCTTCGATGATGAAAATGTTTGGATACTGTAGCAGCTGAAGAACTAGATTTCGTTTTTGACGAGCAGCTTTCAACGGCTGTGGACTTTTGTTGAGTGGTATGTGTTTGATCTGACATAAATTTAGCCGATCCAGCAGCGTTTAGCTTTGCTGATGCGCTCTGCATTTCTCCAAACTTGCATTGGGTGGAGTGTGTTTGACCGGTGACTTCTCCCATTGTTGTACTGGATAATACTCTTTCAGAAGTGTTGCCAATTTTACTAGTTTTGAATTGTGCCGAGGAGGACTCATGCGACGAAGCGTTCATGCGGGTATcaatcattttattttcctttctaATACGATTTTCGGTCATAGAAATTGCCTCGTCGTGTTTATTTTCAACGTTTACAATGTTCTTAACATTGTTGGTCTTTGCAACATTCTCTATGACATTCACTCTCTCTTGTCGTTTAACATATTCTGTTTCTGGTTCTTTCTTAACCCGACCACCTATTACTGTAGTTACCTTTTTCGTCGATACTACTACTAAACCGTCAACGGGTTTATCCGAACTTACATTTGCGGCAGGAATTGCTTGTTTGCCAGAAACAAAGTTCATTTGATTAGTCGTTTTCAAAATGGCGTTATCCTCTCCAAGAGTTATAGATGATTTGTTATGAGAATACTTCGATCGGACAGCCTTTTGTACTACTTTAGTGCTGTCTAATCTTGAACTTTGCTTTTCATTGTAGTCATCTCTTCTGGAAACCTGAAGAGTGCCCTCTAGTTTGAGATTGTCTACTGGACGTTTTACAACCACCTTTTCAGTAgcagttttcaaaagtttagaATCGGTTCTATCTGTAGATGAAATATACATGTGTCCTTCTGGCCTAAGATTATCTTCCGGTTTTACTTGTTTTGGACGCTCAGCCGGCTGATATTGCTGTTTTTCCTTACTGTAGAAAGTGCCTTCAGGTTTAAGGTTATTACGTGGCACAATTTTGTCTGGTCTCTTAACACCCACGTGCTTTTCCGTCTCTGTAAAGGTCATCTCCCCCTCCATTCTTAAATTATCTTTGTGAATGACTCGTCTCACTTTTTCAGCCGGTTTAAATCCGGGTTTATCAGGAGTGTAAAATTCACCCTCCGTTCTTAAATTATCAGAGGGTACAACCTTTTCGGGCCTATTTACATACTGATACTGATTTTTCTCTGCAAACGTCATTTCTCCTTCCATGTGTAAATTATCTTTTCGGACAATGCGTTTTGTTTTCTCGGCGGGCTTGAATGATGTTTTCTCGGGTACGGTAAATTCACCCTCCACTTTTAAATTGTCTTTGGGTTTTTTCACTACAGGTCGTTCACCAGACTTGTATGAAGGCTTCTCCACTTTATAAAATTCGCCTTCAGGTCTTAGGTTATCTGTAGGTTTTATTTGATCCGGCTTTTTAACAAACTCATATTCCGTTTTCTCGGTAAATATAATTTCTCCTTCCGTACGAAGGTTGTCCTTTCTAATAATTCGCTCACTTTTTTCAGCAGGTCTAAACGCAATTTTTTCTGGTACATAAATGTTTCCCTCTGATTTGAGATTATCTTGTGGTTTTTTCGGAACAGGACGTTCGGCGGGTTTATACCCAGGTTTCTCTGGCTTATAAAATTCTCCCTCAGGCCGTAGATTATCTGCATGCTTTACTTGTGACGGTCGCTCACCGTGTCTGAATTTTGGTTTATCGGGAGAATAAAATTCTCCTTCAGGCTTCAAATTATCCTCCGGACGCTTCTGTACGGGACGTTCGGCTGGTTTATACCCAGGCTTCTCTGGTGTATAAAACTCTCCCTCAGGGCGTAGATTGTCTGCATGCTTTACTTGTGATGGACGCTCTCCGGGTTGGAATTTTGGTTTATCGGGAGAATAAAATTCTCCTTCGGGCTTCAAATTATCCTCCGGACGCTTCTGTACAGGACGTTCGGCTGGTTTATACCCTGGTTTCTCTGGTGTATAAAACTCTCCTTCAGGCCGTAGGTTATCTGCATGTTTTACTTGTGATGGCCGCTCTCCGGGTTGGAATTTTGGTTTATCGGGAGAATAAAATTCTCCTTCGGGCTTCAAATTATCTTCCGGACGCTTCTGTACAGGACGTTCCGCTGGTTTATACCCAGGCTTCTCTGGTGTATAAAACTCTCCCTCAGGGCGTAGATTGTCTGCATGCTTTACTTGTGATGGACGCTCTCCGGGTTGGAATTTTGGTTTATCAGGAGAATAAAATTCTCCTTCAGGCTTCAAATTATCCTCCGGACGCTTCTGTACGGGACGTTCGGCTGGTTTATACCCAGGTTTCTCTGGTGTATAAAACTCTCCCTCAGGGCGTAGATTGTCTGCATGCTTTACTTGTGATGGACGCTCTCCTGGTTGGAATTTTGGTTTATCGGGAGAATAAAATTCTCCTTCGGGCTTCAAATTATCCTCCGGACGCTTCTGTACAGGACGTTCGGCTGGTTTATACCCAGGTTTCTCTGGTGTATAAAATTCTCCCTCAGGCCGCAGGTTATCTGCATGCTTTACTTGTGATGGCCGCTCTCCGGGTTGGAATTTTGGTTTATCGGGAGAATAAAATTCTCCTTCAGGCTTCAAATTATCCTCCGGACGCTTCTGTACGGGACGTTCGGCTGGTTTATACCCAGGTTTCTCTGGTGTATAAAACTCTCCCTCAGGGCGTAGATTGTCTGCATGCTTTACTTGTGATGGACGCTCTCCTGGTTGGAATTTTGGTTTATCGGGAGAATAAAATTCTCCTTCGGGCTTCAAATTATCCTCCGGACGCTTCTGTACAGGACGTTCGGCTGGTTTATACCCAGGTTTCTCTGGTGTATAAAATTCTCCCTCAGGCCGTAGGTTATCTGCATGCTTTACTTGTGATGGACGCTCTCCTGGTTGGAATTTTGGTTTATCGGGAGAATAAAATTCTCCTTCAGGCTTCAAATTATCCTCTGGCCGCTTCTGTGTGGGACGTTCGGCCGGTTTATACCCAGGTTTCTGTGGAGTGTAAAATTCTCCTTCTGGCCGAAGATTGTCTACATGTTTCACTTGTGACGGCCGCTCGCCAGGTtggaattttggtttttctggGGTATAAAACTCTCCTTCTGGCTTTAAATTGTCTGTAGGCTTCACTTGCTCTGGCCTGCtaacaaattcatatttttcttttgtttcgaAAGTCATTTCACCTTCAGTGCGTAAGTTATCCTTCCTAATAATACGTTCGACTTTTTCTGCTGGCCTATAACCAGGCTTTCCAGGTGTGTAAAACTCGCCCTCAGGACGTAAGTTATCTTTTGGCTTCTTCTGAGTAGGTCGTTCGGCGGGTATGTAATCGGATTTTTCTGGAGAATAAAACTCGCCTTCTGTTCGAAGATTATCTTCAGGCTTCTTTTGTATTGGACGCTCTGCGGGCCTATAACTTGTTTTCTCAGGTATATAAAACTCACCTTCAGGCTTTAAGTTATCTTCGCGTCTAATAACTAACGGAGTCTCAGCTGCCTGATATTTTGGTTTTTCGGGAGTATAGAAATCACCCTCGGGTTTGAGATTATCAGTGGGTTTAATCTGATCAGGTCTAATGACAAACGTATATTCttcttttctttcaaaattcatttcacCTTCTGAGCGGAGATTGTCTTTCCTTATAATACGTTCAACCTTTTCAGCCGGTTTGTATACTAACTTCTCTGGTACTGTAAACGCACCTTCGGGTCTCAAGTTATCCTCAGGTTTAATTTGAGAAGGTCGTTCTGAAACTTGATACATTGGCTTTTCTGGAGTGTAAAATTCTCCCTCTGGTTTGAGGTTATCAATAGGTTTGACTTGCTCAGGTCTATTAACAAATTGATAATCTTCTTTTACTTCAAATATCATCTCCCCTTCAGTTCGCAAGTTATCTTTTCTTATTATTCGTTCTGTTCTTTCAGCTGGAGTGTAAGTGGTTTTCTCTGGAACAGTGAACTCTCCTTCAGGTCGTAAATTATCAAGAGGTTTTTTTTGAGTTGGCCTCTCCGCCGGCCGGTAACCAGGTTTTTCGGGTGTATAAAATTCACCTTCTGGTTTAAGGTTGTCTTCATGCTTGACTGGAGAAGGCCGATCTGCTGgaacaaaatcgactttttgtGGTTTATAAAACTCCCCGTCCGGTTTCAAATTATCTTCCCGTCTAATAATCAATGGCTTTTCGGCTGGCTGATACTTCGATTTTTCCGGAGCGTAGAATTCGCCTTCCGGTTTTAGATTATCAGTGGGTTTCAATTGCTCTGGCCTAACAACAAACTGATATTCTTCCTTCGTTTCAAAAGTCATCTCACCTTCTGAGCGCAAGTTATCCTTTCTAACAATACGTTCGACTTTTTCCGCTGGTTGGTAAGGTGTTTTCTGCGGAATAGTGAATTCACCTTCTGGTCTTAAATTGTCCTCAGGTTTCTTTGCAATAGGTCGGTCAGCGGACTGGTAGTCTGGTTTATCAGGAGCATAAAACTCTCCCTCCTGTCTCAAATTGTCTTGGGGTTTTTTCTGAGTTGGGCGTTCCGCAGGTTCAAAACCAGGTTTCTCGGGTGTATAGAATTCACCCTCCGGTTTTAAATTATCCTTATGTCGAATTTGCACTGGCTTTTCAGCAGGTTGGTATTTTGGTTTTTCTGGGGTATAGAATTCTCCTTCCGGTCTAAGATTATCTACCGGTTTGACTTGCTCTGGTCTATTTACAAATTGATATTCttctttcttttcaaaaataatttcccCTTCTGAGCGCAAGTTGTCTTTCCTTACTACACGAACAGTTTTTTCGGCgggtttatatatttctttttcggGAATCATGAACTCGCCTTCCGGTCTTAAGTTATCTTCAGGTTTCAATTGAGTAGGTCTTTCAGCAGCCTTAAATTCCTGCTTGTCTGGTACATAAAACTCACCTTCTGGACGCAAATTATCTTCTGGCCGCTTTTGAATTGGACGCTCTGCTGGTGTGAAACCTGGTTTTTGTGGAGTATAGAATTCGCCTTCGGGTTTTAAGTTATCTTCGTGTCTGATTTGTAAAGGTTTTTCAGCTGGCTTATATATTGATTTCTCTGGAGCATAAAACTCGCCTTCTGGCTTTAGATTATCAGTGGGTTTCACTTGATTGGGCCTAATAACAAACTGATATTCTTCTTTTGTTTCGAATGTCATTTCACCTTCTGTGCGTAAATTGTCCTTTCTAATAACACGTTCAATTTTTTCAGCAGGTTTATACATTTCTTTTTCCGGAACAAGAAACTCGCCTTCAGGTTTCAAATTATCTATAGGTTTCTTTTGCGTTGGACGTTCGGCGGGTTGATAAGTGGGTTTCTCGTGTTTATAGAACTCCCCTTCTGGTTTCAAATTGTCTTCTGGGCGTTTCTGAGTTGGACGTTCTGCTGGCCTATATCCAGGTTTTTCTGGAGTGTAAAATTCTCCCTCAGGGCGAAGGTTGTCCTCTGGTCTAACTTGTGTAGGACGTTCTCCTGGTTGAAACTTTGTTTTCTCTGGTGAATAGAAATCACCTTCTGGCTTCAAATTATCTTCCGGCCGTTTCTGAGTTGGACGTTCTGCTGGTCTAAATCCGGGCTTCTCAGGAGTGTAAAATTCGCCTTCGGGTCGCAAATTGTCAGCATGTCGTACTTGAGTGGGACGCTCTCCAGGTTGGAACTTAGGTTTCTCTGGTGAATAGAAATCACCTTCTGGCTTCAAATTATCCTCTGGCCGTTTCTGAGTTGGACGTTCTGCTGGCCTAAATCCAGTTTTTTCTGGAGTGTAAAATTCACCCTCAGGCCTAAGGTTGTCCTCTGGTCTAACTTGTGTGGGACGTTCTCCTGGTTGGAACTTTGTCTTCTCTGGTGTATAGAACTCGCCTTCTGGTCTCAAATTATCTTCCGGTTTCTTCTGAACTGGACGTTCAGCGGGTCTAAATCCAGGTTTTTCGGGAGTGTAAAATTCACCCTCAGGCCTAAGGTTGTCCTCTGGTCTAACTTGTGTGGGACGTTCTCCTGGTTGGAACTTTGTCTTCTCTGGTGTATAGAACTCGCCTTCTGGTCTCAAATTATCTTCTGGCTTCTTTTGAGTTGGACGTTCAGCTGGTCTAAATCCGGGCTTCTCAGGAGTGTAAAATTCGCCTTCGGGTTTCAAATTATCAGCATGTCGTACTTGTGTGGGGCGCTCTCCAGGTTGGAACTTTGGTTTCTCTGGTGAATAGAAATCACCTTCTGGTTTCAAATTATCCTCTGGCCGTTTCTGAGTTGGACGTTCTGCTGGCCTATATCCAGGTTTTTCTGGAGTGTAAAATTCACCCTCAGGCCGAAGGTTGTCCTCTGGTCTAACTTGTGTAGGACGTTCTCCTGGTTgaaactttgttttttctggTGCATAAAACTCTCCTTCTGGTCTCAAATTATCTTCTGGCTTCTTTTGAGTTGGACGTTCAGCTGGTCTAAATCCGGGCTTCTCAGGAGTGTAAAATTCGCCTTCGGGTCGCAAATTATCAGCATGTCGTACTTGAGTGGGACGCTCTCCAGGTTGGAACTTAGGTTTCTCTGGTGAATAGAAATCACCTTCTGGCTTCAAATTATCCTCTGGCCGTTTCTGAGTTGGACGTTCTGCTGGCCTAAATCCAGTTTTTTCTGGAGTGTAAAATTCACCCTCAGGCCTAAGGTTGTCCTCTGGTCTAACTTGTGTGGGACGTTCTCCTGGTTGGAACTTTGTCTTCTCTGGTGTATAGAACTCGCCTTCTGGTCTCAAATTATCTTCCGGTTTCTTCTGAACTGGACGTTCAGCGGGTCTAAATCCAGGTTTTTCGGGAGTGTAAAATTCACCCTCAGGCCTAAGGTTGTCCTCTGGTCTAACTTGTGTGGGACGTTCTCCTGGTTGGAACTTTGTCTTCTCTGGTGTATAGAACTCGCCTTCTGGTCTCAAATTATCTTCTGGTTTCTTTTGAGTTGGACGTTCAGCTGGTCTAAATCCGGGCTTCTCAGGAGTGTAAAATTCGCCTTCGGGTTTCAAATTATCAGCATGTCGTACTTGTGTGGGGCGCTCTCCAGGTTGGAACTTTGGTTTCTCTGGTGAATAGAAATCACCTTCTGGTTTCAAATTATCCTCTGGCCGTTTCTGAGTTGGACGTTCTGCTGGCCTATATCCAGGTTTTTCTGGAGTGTAAAATTCACCCTCAGGCCGAAGGTTGTCCTCTGGTCTAACTTGTGTAGGACGTTCTCCTGGTTgaaactttgttttttctggTGCATAAAACTCTCCTTCTGGTCTCAAATTATCTTCTGGCTTCTTTTGAGTTGGACGTTCAGCTGGTCTAAATCCGGGCTTCTCAGGAGTGTAAAATTCGCCTTCGGGTCGCAAATTATCAGCATGTCGTACTTGTGTGGGACGCTCTCCAGGTTGGAACTTTGGTTTCTCTGGTGAATAGAAATCACCTTCTGGTTTCAAATTGTCTTCTGGCTTCTTTTGAGTTGGACGTTCAGCGGGTCTAAACCCATGTTTTTCAGGAGTGTAAAACTCACCCTCAGGCCGAAGGTTGTCCTCTGGTCTAACTTGTGTGGGACGTTCCCCTGGTTgaaactttgttttttctggTGCATAAAACTCTCCTTCTGGTCTCAAATTATCTTCTGGCTTCTTTTGAGTTGGACGTTCAGCTGGTCTAAATCCGGGCTTCTCAGGAGTGTAAAATTCGCCTTCGGGTTTCAAATTATCAGCATGTCGTACTTGTGTGGGGCGCTCTCCAGGTTGGAACTTTGGTTTCTCTGGTGAATAGAAATCACCTTCTGGTTTCAAATTATCCTCTGGCCGTTTCTGAGTTGGACGTTCTGCTGGCCTATATCCAGGTTTTTCTGGAGTGTAAAATTCACCCTCAGGCCGAAGGTTGTCCTCTGGTCTAACTTGTGTAGGACGTTCTCCTGGTTgaaactttgttttttctggTGCATAAAACTCTCCTTCTGGTCTCAAATTATCTTCTGGCTTCTTTTGAGTTGGACGTTCAGCTGGTCTAAATCCGGGCTTCTCAGGAGTGTAAAATTCGCCTTCGGGTCGCAAATTATCAGCATGTCGTACTTGTGTGGGACGCTCTCCAGGTTGGAACTTTGGTTTCTCTGGTGAATAGAAATCACCTTCTGGTTTCAAATTGTCTTCTGGCTTCTTTTGAGTTGGACGTTCAGCGGGTCTAAACCCATGTTTTTCAGGAGTGTAAAACTCACCCTCAGGCCGAAGGTTGTCCTCTGGTCTAACTTGTGTGGGACGTTCCCCTGGTTgaaactttgttttttctggTGCATAAAACTCTCCTTCTGGTCTCAAATTATCTTCTGGCTTCTTTTGAGTTGGACGTTCAGCTGGTCTAAATCCGGGCTTCTCAGGAGTGTAAAATTCACCCTCAGGCCTAAGGTTGTCCTCTGGTCTAACTTGTGTAGGACGTTCTCCTGGTTGATACTTTGATTTTTCTGGTGTATAGAACTCGCCTTCTGGTCTCAAATTATCTTCTGGCTTCTTTTGAGTTGGACGTTCAGCTGGTCTAAATCCGGGCTTCTCAGGAGTGTAAAATTCGCCTTCGGGTCGCAAGTTGTCAGCATGTCTAACTTGTGTGGGACGCTCTCCAGGTTGGAACTTTGGTTTCTCTGGTGAATAGAACTCGCCTTCTGGTCTCAAATTATCTTCTGGCTTTTTCTGAGTTGGACGTTCAGCTGGTCTAAACCCAGGTTTTTCAGGAGTGTAAAACTCACCCTCAGGCCTAAGGTTGTCCTCTGGTCTAACTTGTGTAGGACGTTCTCCTGGTTGGAACTTTGACTTTTCTGGTGTATAGAACTCGCCTTCTGGTCTCAAATTATCTTCTGGTTTCTTCTGAACTGGACGTTCAGCAGGCCTAAATCCAGGTTTTTCGGGAGTGTAAAATTCACCCTCAGGGCGAAGGTTGTCCCCTGGTCTAACTTGTGTTGGACGTTCTCCTGGTTGAAACTGTGCCTTTTCGGGTGTATAGAACTCGCCTTCTGGTCTCAAATTATCTTCTGGCTTCTTCTGAACTGGACGTTCAGCAGGCCTAAATCCAGGTTTTTCTGGAGTGTAAAACTCGCCTTCTGGTTGCAAATTGTCAGCATGTCTTACTTGCGTGGGACGCTCTCCTGGTTGGAATTTTATCTTCTCTGGTTTATAGAATTCTCCTTCTGGTTTCAAATTGTCTTCTGGTTTCGTTTGTGTAGGACGTTCAGCAGGTCTAAATCCGGGTTTTTCAGGCGTATAAAACTCTCCTTCCGATTTAAGATTATCAATTGGTTTGATTTGTTCCGGCCTACTCACAAATGTGTATTCTTCTTTTACGTCAAATATCATTTCTCCTTCTGTTTTGAGATTGTCTTTTCTTATTACTCGTGTTGTCTGTTCCGCTGGTGCATACGAGATCTTTTCCGGCACTATGAATTCACCTTCAGGGCGGAGATTGTCCTCTGGTTTCTTTTGTAACGGGCGTTCTGTTGATTGATAGACTGGTTTGTCGGGAGTGTAGAAATCTCCTTCCGGTTTTAGGTTgtctttatatttaatttgagtAGGTTTTTCTGCTGGAACatacgttgttttttctggcaTATAAAATTCACCTTCAGATTTGAGGTTATCAGTGGGTTTGACTGGCAGAGGCCTTATTACATATTGATATTCCTCTTTTTCCGTAAATGTCATTTCTCCTTCACTGCGCAAGTTGTCTTTTCTAATTATGCGTTCCGTTCTTTCAGCCGGTTGGAATGGAATTTTTTCGGGAACTATAAATTCTCCCTCAGGTTTCAAATTGTCCTCGGGTTTTATTAAAGTGACTTGCTCGTCAATGTCGTACAAAAGTTTTAATCGAGATTCTTCGAGATCCTTTTTAGACCAAGTGTTGGACCTTATTCGCGTTTGAGATTCGTCCAGCAAAtctattaattaacaaaaaacgcagttcttaatttaaacaaaggatatattgtatatactataGACTTTACCTATAGTCTCTATTATAGCATCCGTCTTCTTAACGCTTGAAGCACAATGGTGGCGACTGAAAtgagcatacatatatgatattttgatataaaatgcTAATTTAAAGCCAATTATAAAGAACCAACATTTCTAAAAGCTAATTATTTATATTGCTTACCCGCAAGTGCAGAT
It includes:
- the LOC126756767 gene encoding uncharacterized protein LOC126756767 isoform X30, whose amino-acid sequence is MVSKGSKKKQQQISVSDSKNAASTSSTTSSSSKTVVHTAGTEAASTSSSAVGVTSTSSPTWTKTSQTLQKSESAASNKSMLATTHSGTQSQLQSTLFKSSSSSSSHTESRSEQKQRRQQIEQQQQQQQEQLYEIVSDVGSIGGGQSAPIASIMSDTLKSTKASSSSSSFQQKSEYYEEISNDFSNAKIISSIDLLESDKKEPVFSVPIDVIEIVGSGSSSIGSNYNKAYLSSSQSQTGIMTSTSSSNFAHIESASSSSKVIDGGITITDMSTENSKSISSTSNTAKSGKVTSTNVEMTSSSNKFLTNDVNNSSTEVNSYTSYSTIDGKAINGATTPVIAPLITSPAKTQQTSTAFTKSTQRAIDDDSHSITSTAHSEITSQGDSTSLTETAKNLKSDVVVSGSSRQLASNVTNKSTKKSSIIEQNISEQTIEESSLKKSKSTSKKEVYDVKTKRWTELNEKTGTGATNKKQPTIERYVSRESDGTYKITYKKKIFDQRANKWKIVEEKTVDSAHDTHYPEIVDDVINTTTTTYTTKVYDTKTGEWKIVEEKSFVDSKAFVPNDIVREIEKDNTDVANITTTTEVTKIFDASLNDWRVLDEKTHTDVIERIVETPKKTIYIDEFVEIEKNVQITEDSENITNERTNTSKRKDITTNIYDEVDDVKREKLTTSDSRIRGVDKKETFGSKHTDMCICEICTCGRHHCASSVKKTDAIIETIDLLDESQTRIRSNTWSKKDLEESRLKLLYDIDEQVTLIKPEDNLKPEGEFIVPEKIPFQPAERTERIIRKDNLRSEGEMTFTEKEEYQYVIRPLPVKPTDNLKSEGEFYMPEKTTYVPAEKPTQIKYKDNLKPEGDFYTPDKPVYQSTERPLQKKPEDNLRPEGEFIVPEKISYAPAEQTTRVIRKDNLKTEGEMIFDVKEEYTFVSRPEQIKPIDNLKSEGEFYTPEKPGFRPAERPTQKKPEDNLRPEGEFYSPEKPKFQPGERPTQVRHADNLRPEGEFYTPEKPGFRPAERPTQKKPEDNLRPEGEFYTPEKSKYQPGERPTQVRPEDNLRPEGEFYTPEKPGFRPAERPTQKKPEDNLRPEGEFYAPEKTKFQPGERPTQVRPEDNLRPEGEFYTPEKHGFRPAERPTQKKPEDNLKPEGDFYSPEKPKFQPGERPTQVRHADNLRPEGEFYTPEKPGFRPAERPTQKKPEDNLRPEGEFYAPEKTKFQPGERPTQVRPEDNLRPEGEFYTPEKPGYRPAERPTQKRPEDNLKPEGDFYSPEKPKFQPGERPTQVRHADNLKPEGEFYTPEKPGFRPAERPTQKKPEDNLRPEGEFYAPEKTKFQPGERPTQVRPEDNLRPEGEFYTPEKHGFRPAERPTQKKPEDNLKPEGDFYSPEKPKFQPGERPTQVRHADNLRPEGEFYTPEKPGFRPAERPTQKKPEDNLRPEGEFYAPEKTKFQPGERPTQVRPEDNLRPEGEFYTPEKPGYRPAERPTQKRPEDNLKPEGEFYTPEKTKFQPGERPTQVRPEDNLRPEGEFYTPEKPGFRPAERPTQKKPEDNLRPEGEFYTPEKTKFQPGERPTQVRPEDNLRPEGEFYTPEKPGFRPAERPVQKKPEDNLRPEGEFYTPEKTKFQPGERPTQVRPEDNLRPEGEFYTPEKTGFRPAERPTQKRPEDNLKPEGDFYSPEKPKFQPGERPTQVRHADNLRPEGEFYTPEKPGFRPAERPTQKRPEDNLKPEGDFYSPEKTKFQPGERPTQVRPEDNLRPEGEFYTPEKPGYRPAERPTQKRPEDNLKPEGEFYKHEKPTYQPAERPTQKKPIDNLKPEGEFLVPEKEMYKPAEKIERVIRKDNLRTEGEMTFETKEEYQFVIRPNQVKPTDNLKPEGEFYAPEKSIYKPAEKPLQIRHEDNLKPEGEFYTPQKPGFTPAERPIQKRPEDNLRPEGEFYVPDKQEFKAAERPTQLKPEDNLRPEGEFMIPEKEIYKPAEKTVRVVRKDNLRSEGEIIFEKKEEYQFVNRPEQVKPVDNLRPEGEFYTPEKPKYQPAEKPVQIRHKDNLKPEGEFYTPEKPGFEPAERPTQKKPQDNLRQEGEFYAPDKPDYQSADRPIAKKPEDNLRPEGEFTIPQKTPYQPAEKVERIVRKDNLRSEGEMTFETKEEYQFVVRPEQLKPTDNLKPEGEFYAPEKSKYQPAEKPLIIRREDNLKPDGEFYKPQKVDFVPADRPSPVKHEDNLKPEGEFYTPEKPGYRPAERPTQKKPLDNLRPEGEFTVPEKTTYTPAERTERIIRKDNLRTEGEMIFEVKEDYQFVNRPEQVKPIDNLKPEGEFYTPEKPMYQVSERPSQIKPEDNLRPEGAFTVPEKLVYKPAEKVERIIRKDNLRSEGEMNFERKEEYTFVIRPDQIKPTDNLKPEGDFYTPEKPKYQAAETPLVIRREDNLKPEGEFYIPEKTSYRPAERPIQKKPEDNLRTEGEFYSPEKSDYIPAERPTQKKPKDNLRPEGEFYTPGKPGYRPAEKVERIIRKDNLRTEGEMTFETKEKYEFVSRPEQVKPTDNLKPEGEFYTPEKPKFQPGERPSQVKHVDNLRPEGEFYTPQKPGYKPAERPTQKRPEDNLKPEGEFYSPDKPKFQPGERPSQVKHADNLRPEGEFYTPEKPGYKPAERPVQKRPEDNLKPEGEFYSPDKPKFQPGERPSQVKHADNLRPEGEFYTPEKPGYKPAERPVQKRPEDNLKPEGEFYSPDKPKFQPGERPSQVKHADNLRPEGEFYTPEKPGYKPAERPVQKRPEDNLKPEGEFYSPDKPKFQPGERPSQVKHADNLRPEGEFYTPEKPGYKPAERPVQKRPEDNLKPEGEFYSPDKPKFQPGERPSQVKHADNLRPEGEFYTPEKPGYKPAERPVQKRPEDNLKPEGEFYSPDKPKFQPGERPSQVKHADNLRPEGEFYTPEKPGYKPAERPVQKRPEDNLKPEGEFYSPDKPKFQPGERPSQVKHADNLRPEGEFYTPEKPGYKPAERPVQKRPEDNLKPEGEFYSPDKPKFRHGERPSQVKHADNLRPEGEFYKPEKPGYKPAERPVPKKPQDNLKSEGNIYVPEKIAFRPAEKSERIIRKDNLRTEGEIIFTEKTEYEFVKKPDQIKPTDNLRPEGEFYKVEKPSYKSGERPVVKKPKDNLKVEGEFTVPEKTSFKPAEKTKRIVRKDNLHMEGEMTFAEKNQYQYVNRPEKVVPSDNLRTEGEFYTPDKPGFKPAEKVRRVIHKDNLRMEGEMTFTETEKHVGVKRPDKIVPRNNLKPEGTFYSKEKQQYQPAERPKQVKPEDNLRPEGHMYISSTDRTDSKLLKTATEKVVVKRPVDNLKLEGTLQVSRRDDYNEKQSSRLDSTKVVQKAVRSKYSHNKSSITLGEDNAILKTTNQMNFVSGKQAIPAANVSSDKPVDGLVVVSTKKVTTVIGGRVKKEPETEYVKRQERVNVIENVAKTNNVKNIVNVENKHDEAISMTENRIRKENKMIDTRMNASSHESSSAQFKTSKIGNTSERVLSSTTMGEVTGQTHSTQCKFGEMQSASAKLNAAGSAKFMSDQTHTTQQKSTAVESCSSKTKSSSSAATVSKHFHHRRSDFTADTNVTNSVFHRKSISNDSNQIGSLTSNGKIHRKSILNLHEEPSSSVFPSERQSYSSIHRQSREQQDNNNSFLVSERRHFNTLSQSQSRDQTSKSCNVHKTSSSSGIEFPSYSKHSERTVSRRNVNQSSISLGIDGASSTTLYRSEYKTVPSTTCAIHKIKEGAFQHTRNTNEHKFFKTVKN